In Paraburkholderia phenazinium, one DNA window encodes the following:
- the kdpC gene encoding potassium-transporting ATPase subunit KdpC, which yields MMKLFRPLIVIFVVLSAITGLAYPAVMTAIGQTAFHDQANGSMIEQNGKVVGSKLIGQQFDAPQYFWGRLSAISPKPYDPTSSGGSNLGPTNPALSDEVKGRLDALKAAGTDMSKPVPIDLVTSSGSGLDPEISPAAAAYQVARVAAARKMSPNDVQALVERYTTGRQFGVLGEARVNVLQLNLALDAAHQG from the coding sequence ATCATGAAACTTTTTCGTCCGCTTATCGTGATCTTTGTCGTGCTGTCGGCGATCACGGGACTCGCTTACCCGGCTGTGATGACGGCCATCGGCCAGACAGCGTTCCACGATCAGGCCAATGGCAGCATGATCGAACAGAACGGCAAGGTGGTCGGCTCGAAGCTGATCGGCCAGCAGTTCGATGCGCCGCAGTACTTCTGGGGCCGTCTGTCGGCCATCAGCCCGAAACCGTACGATCCGACCAGCTCGGGCGGCTCGAACCTCGGGCCGACCAATCCGGCGCTGTCGGACGAGGTCAAAGGCCGTCTCGACGCGTTGAAGGCGGCGGGTACCGACATGTCGAAGCCGGTGCCGATCGACCTCGTGACGTCCTCGGGTAGTGGCCTCGATCCGGAAATCAGCCCGGCTGCGGCGGCTTACCAGGTCGCCCGCGTCGCCGCGGCGCGCAAGATGTCGCCGAACGACGTGCAGGCGCTGGTCGAGCGCTACACGACCGGCCGCCAGTTCGGTGTGCTGGGTGAAGCACGCGTCAACGTGCTGCAACTGAATCTCGCACTCGACGCCGCGCATCAAGGCTAA
- the kdpB gene encoding potassium-transporting ATPase subunit KdpB, which translates to MTEHNATRSMFDPALVRPAIVDSFKKLTPRTQFRNPVMFCVYVGSILTTILWIAALGGQAEAPAGFILAVSLWLWFTVLFANFAEALAEGRSKAQAASLRSAKKDVMAKKLNEPHPKAPIRITTASDLRKGDVVLVETGDVIPADGEVIEGVASVDESAITGESAPVIRESGGDFSSVTGGTRVLSDWIVVRVTANPGEAFLDRMIAMVEGAKRQKTPNEIALTILLVALTIVMLLATATLLPFSIFSVEAAKAGQVVSVTALVALLVCLIPTTIGGLLSAIGVAGMSRMMQANVIATSGRAVEAAGDVDVLLLDKTGTITLGNRQASTFVPAPGVTEEMLADAAQLSSLSDETPEGRSIVVLAKQRFNIRARDMASLHAVFLAFTAQTRMSGVDLPGREIRKGAADAVKNYVEANGGRYPAEVNNAVAEVARRGSTPLVVAEKGEQGARVLGVIELKDIVKGGIKERFAELRKMGIKTIMVTGDNRLTAAAIAAEAGVDDFLAEATPEAKLTTIRAHQAEGKLVAMTGDGTNDAPALAQADVAVAMNTGTQAAKEAGNMVDLDSNPTKLIEIVEIGKQMLMTRGSLTTFSIANDVSKYFAIIPAAFASTYPALNKLNVMHLTTPTSAIMSAVIFNALIIIALIPLALKGVKYRPLGASILLRRNLLVYGLGGIIVPFIGIKLIDMVLAAFGWV; encoded by the coding sequence ATGACTGAACATAATGCAACGCGGTCCATGTTCGATCCGGCGCTAGTGCGTCCGGCGATCGTGGACTCATTCAAGAAACTTACGCCACGCACGCAGTTCCGTAACCCGGTGATGTTCTGCGTGTACGTCGGCAGCATCCTGACGACGATCCTCTGGATCGCCGCGCTGGGCGGCCAGGCCGAAGCGCCTGCGGGGTTCATCCTCGCCGTGTCGCTGTGGCTGTGGTTCACGGTGCTGTTCGCCAACTTCGCGGAAGCGCTCGCCGAAGGCCGTTCGAAGGCCCAGGCCGCGTCGCTGCGCAGCGCGAAGAAAGACGTGATGGCCAAGAAGCTCAACGAGCCGCATCCGAAGGCGCCGATCCGCATCACGACGGCCTCCGATCTGCGCAAGGGCGACGTCGTGCTGGTGGAAACCGGCGACGTGATCCCGGCTGACGGCGAAGTGATCGAAGGTGTCGCGTCGGTGGACGAGTCGGCGATTACCGGCGAATCCGCACCGGTGATCCGCGAATCGGGCGGCGACTTCTCGTCGGTGACGGGCGGCACGCGTGTGCTGTCGGACTGGATCGTCGTGCGTGTCACGGCGAATCCGGGCGAGGCCTTCCTCGACCGCATGATTGCGATGGTCGAAGGCGCGAAGCGTCAAAAGACGCCGAACGAAATCGCCCTGACGATTCTGCTGGTCGCGCTGACGATCGTGATGCTGCTCGCAACCGCGACGCTGCTGCCGTTTTCGATCTTCTCCGTGGAAGCCGCCAAGGCTGGCCAGGTGGTAAGCGTCACCGCACTGGTGGCACTACTGGTGTGTCTGATTCCGACCACCATCGGCGGCCTGCTGTCCGCGATTGGCGTGGCCGGTATGAGCCGCATGATGCAGGCCAACGTGATCGCCACGTCGGGCCGTGCCGTGGAAGCCGCAGGCGACGTCGACGTGCTGCTGCTCGACAAGACCGGCACGATCACGCTCGGCAACCGTCAGGCTTCGACCTTCGTGCCGGCGCCGGGCGTGACCGAAGAAATGCTCGCCGATGCGGCACAACTGTCGTCGCTGTCGGACGAAACGCCGGAAGGCCGCAGTATCGTGGTGCTCGCCAAGCAGCGCTTCAACATCCGCGCTCGCGACATGGCGTCCTTGCATGCCGTGTTCCTCGCCTTCACCGCGCAAACGCGGATGAGCGGTGTGGACCTTCCGGGCCGCGAGATCCGCAAGGGCGCAGCCGATGCCGTCAAGAACTACGTCGAGGCGAACGGCGGCCGTTATCCGGCTGAAGTGAACAACGCCGTCGCCGAAGTGGCGCGCCGCGGCAGCACGCCGCTGGTGGTGGCCGAGAAGGGCGAGCAGGGTGCCCGCGTGCTCGGTGTGATCGAGCTCAAGGACATCGTCAAGGGCGGCATCAAGGAACGCTTTGCCGAACTGCGCAAGATGGGTATCAAGACCATCATGGTGACGGGCGACAACCGTCTTACCGCTGCCGCGATTGCGGCTGAAGCAGGCGTGGACGACTTCCTCGCGGAAGCCACCCCGGAAGCCAAGCTGACGACGATCCGTGCGCACCAGGCCGAGGGCAAGCTGGTGGCGATGACCGGCGACGGTACCAACGACGCTCCCGCGCTGGCGCAAGCCGACGTGGCCGTGGCGATGAATACCGGCACGCAGGCGGCGAAGGAAGCCGGCAACATGGTCGACCTCGACTCGAACCCGACCAAGCTGATCGAGATCGTTGAAATCGGCAAGCAGATGCTGATGACGCGCGGCTCGCTGACGACGTTCTCGATCGCCAACGACGTCTCCAAGTACTTCGCCATCATCCCGGCGGCGTTTGCGAGTACCTATCCGGCGCTGAACAAGCTGAACGTGATGCATCTGACCACGCCGACTTCGGCGATCATGTCGGCGGTGATCTTCAACGCGCTGATTATCATCGCGCTGATTCCGCTGGCGTTGAAGGGCGTGAAGTACCGGCCGCTCGGCGCTTCGATTCTGCTGCGCCGCAATCTGCTGGTGTATGGCCTTGGCGGGATCATCGTGCCGTTTATCGGCATCAAGCTGATCGACATGGTGCTGGCCGCGTTTGGCTGGGTTTAA